In Longimicrobiaceae bacterium, the DNA window GGCAGCGTGGACATCTCCATCAACAAGGCGTGGACGGCCCGCGCGTTCGACATCGCCACCAAGGACCTGGCCAAGCTCAGCCAGCCGGGCGAGGACTTCTTCGGCATCCACGTCTCCAACGGCGGCCGGGTGATGATCTTCGCCGGCGGCATTCCGCTCAAGAAGGGCAGCGAGGTCGTGGGCGCCATCGGCGTGAGCGGCGGCGCGGGCAAGCAGGACCAGGAAGTCGCCGAAGCCGGTGCCAAAGCCTTCTAATCCCCCGGCCGAGCCGCCGCCCCGCATCTCCGGAACGGCCCCCTTTTTCCATAGATATACCACCGCCCAGAACTCTTCACCGCAGCGACCAACAAGCTCCCTCCCCCAGGCAGTTTTGGGGGAGGGTTGGGGAGGGGGCCCGCCTCCCCCCGGAACCATCCTCCCGATCCCCGATCCTGATTCCGTTCCAAATCCCGAGCACGTCCCCATCGCCCGCTGCCTGGGAAGAGTGTGGCTCCCGCGCCCCGCATCCGTGTCCCATCTGACCCATCGGCGATACGCACCTCCCGTCCGCGCGCCGCGCGTGCATCCTCGCGATTCCTCGCGAAATCTCACCGAAAGGCGCGCGCCGCACGAGGCGTCGCCCTGTCCGGAAACCAGGCACCGGACGTGCACTGGCGCGGCCTGCGGCGTCCCGCGCCTGATGCGATGCGGCACTGAAACACGCGCGCCGTCCCCGC includes these proteins:
- a CDS encoding heme-binding protein; its protein translation is MITLSDARRVIAAAEEKAQKIGQPMNIAVVDAGGNLVAHVRMDGAWMGSVDISINKAWTARAFDIATKDLAKLSQPGEDFFGIHVSNGGRVMIFAGGIPLKKGSEVVGAIGVSGGAGKQDQEVAEAGAKAF